Proteins encoded in a region of the Ziziphus jujuba cultivar Dongzao chromosome 3, ASM3175591v1 genome:
- the LOC125423499 gene encoding EPIDERMAL PATTERNING FACTOR-like protein 5 → MGVLHQRHHCSSHYVRLSTLTAFFTFLCLFVSTSTSSALTLTQLGGLESKESGEVALERVLSQKRLTGPGSSPPTCRSKCGRCSPCKPVHVPIQPGLSFPLEYYPEAWRCKCGNKLFMP, encoded by the exons ATGGGCGTACTGCACCAACGCCATCACTGCAGCAGCCATTACGTTAGGCTATCAACTCTCACTGCCTTTTTCACTTTTCTCTGCTTATTTGTTTCAACTTCAACCTCTTCTGCTCTAACTCTCACCCAACTCG gTGGATTGGAGAGTAAAGAAAGTGGGGAAGTTGCATTGGAGCGAGTTCTGAGTCAGAAGAGACTGACTGGACCGGGTTCATCACCACCCACTTGTAGATCCAAGTGTGGAAGGTGTTCACCTTGTAAACCTGTTCACGTTCCTATTCAACCTGGTTTGAGTTTTCCTTTGGAGTATTATCCTGAAGCTTGGCGATGCAAGTGTGGGAACAAGCTCTTCATGccttga